In Selenomonadales bacterium, one genomic interval encodes:
- a CDS encoding hydroxymethylglutaryl-CoA lyase, with protein MTLSLPQRISICEVGPRDGLQNEAVQLSIAQKAELIGMAAAAGLRCIEIGSFVSAKAVPSMADTDEVARRIERREGVEYRVLVANLAGLKRCQTAGIDKAKLTVSSSETHSLKNLGRTPHKVMQDFADCAAFAREHHIALAGAISTAFGCPYEGAVSIDRVRALIESFLALGITELSLSDTTGVANPRQVYDYCTTLRAEYPTVQWTLHFHDTRGLGLANVFAGLLAGVTHYDAAFAGLGGCPFAPGATGNIATEDLVHMAEALQIETGVELAKVVGLGCRVQELVGRVTDSAMLRLAAARASHATPDQQQKG; from the coding sequence ATGACGCTTAGCTTGCCGCAGAGGATAAGTATCTGCGAAGTAGGGCCGCGCGACGGTCTGCAAAACGAGGCCGTACAGCTTAGCATCGCACAGAAAGCCGAGCTTATTGGGATGGCAGCAGCCGCAGGATTGCGCTGTATTGAAATAGGCTCGTTTGTCAGCGCTAAGGCAGTCCCCTCCATGGCAGACACCGACGAAGTGGCGCGCCGCATTGAGCGACGCGAAGGAGTGGAGTACCGAGTCTTAGTCGCTAACCTAGCCGGGCTCAAGCGCTGTCAGACTGCCGGCATTGATAAGGCTAAACTCACCGTATCCTCGAGTGAGACGCACTCCCTAAAAAACCTAGGTCGTACGCCGCACAAGGTAATGCAAGACTTTGCGGATTGCGCGGCCTTTGCGCGCGAGCACCACATAGCACTTGCAGGGGCTATCTCCACGGCTTTTGGGTGTCCCTATGAAGGAGCGGTTTCCATAGACCGGGTGCGCGCTCTCATCGAAAGCTTCTTGGCGCTTGGCATTACGGAGCTTTCTTTGTCGGACACGACGGGTGTAGCTAACCCGCGCCAAGTCTACGACTACTGCACTACCTTGCGCGCGGAGTACCCGACTGTACAATGGACCCTGCATTTTCATGACACGCGCGGCTTGGGACTAGCAAACGTTTTCGCCGGCCTGCTCGCCGGCGTAACGCACTACGACGCCGCTTTTGCCGGACTCGGCGGGTGTCCCTTTGCGCCCGGAGCCACCGGCAACATCGCGACGGAGGACCTCGTGCATATGGCCGAGGCGCTGCAGATAGAGACCGGGGTTGAGTTAGCCAAAGTGGTAGGCCTAGGGTGCCGGGTGCAAGAGCTAGTGGGACGAGTCACCGACAGCGCCATGCTTCGCCTCGCGGCGGCTAGAGCTTCTCACGCGACACCTGACCAACAGCAGAAGGGATGA
- a CDS encoding tripartite tricarboxylate transporter substrate binding protein, translating to MSKLSRIVGLVLIGVLLVTLTIGCRPAARPFPERTIEGVIAWGAGGGTDTSSRLLASIAEAKLGQSITMTNRTGGTGAIATQYVQDRPADGYTVLFHAENPQLYQVLGLSNLTYADFEPIILTVQGPTVIVVHPQSPIQTYEQLIEEAKRNPGRVNLGISGVGGQPYVTAAILNSIEGVRFNQVAFDGDGPLATALLGKHIDVTGLALLAAVPQVQGGTLRALAVVANEPLAVLPGVPALGQMRPQARPMLTTAGFFYGVHVRKGTPQPVVDRLREAFVAAYNDPRFVQFANERGLVLLGHTGQAARDYMTQWQRHMAWLIYDAGGAKESPQKFNIARP from the coding sequence ATGAGTAAACTGAGCAGAATCGTCGGGTTGGTCCTAATAGGCGTCCTACTTGTTACCTTAACTATCGGGTGTCGCCCGGCTGCGCGTCCCTTCCCGGAGCGCACGATTGAAGGTGTTATCGCTTGGGGTGCAGGCGGCGGCACGGATACTTCGTCTCGCTTGCTGGCTTCCATTGCCGAAGCTAAGCTTGGACAAAGCATTACCATGACCAACCGCACGGGCGGAACAGGTGCCATTGCCACGCAGTACGTGCAAGACCGTCCCGCCGACGGCTACACCGTGCTGTTCCACGCCGAGAACCCGCAGCTCTATCAGGTACTAGGGCTCTCAAACCTCACCTATGCCGACTTTGAGCCCATTATTCTCACGGTGCAGGGGCCGACGGTTATCGTCGTGCACCCGCAATCCCCTATCCAAACGTATGAGCAGCTCATTGAGGAAGCGAAACGCAACCCAGGCCGAGTTAACCTCGGCATCAGCGGCGTAGGCGGTCAGCCCTATGTAACCGCTGCTATCCTTAACAGCATCGAAGGCGTGCGCTTTAACCAAGTAGCCTTTGACGGCGACGGCCCGTTGGCAACAGCTTTGCTTGGCAAGCACATTGACGTAACAGGCCTCGCCCTCTTAGCCGCCGTACCGCAAGTGCAGGGTGGCACGCTGCGCGCGCTGGCCGTAGTAGCCAACGAGCCGTTAGCAGTGCTCCCCGGGGTTCCGGCGTTAGGACAGATGCGTCCGCAGGCGCGCCCCATGCTTACGACAGCCGGCTTCTTCTATGGCGTGCATGTGCGCAAAGGCACCCCGCAGCCGGTCGTCGACAGACTGCGAGAGGCTTTCGTTGCTGCATATAACGACCCGCGATTTGTGCAGTTCGCTAACGAGCGCGGATTAGTGCTCCTTGGACACACCGGGCAAGCCGCACGCGATTACATGACGCAGTGGCAGCGCCATATGGCTTGGCTGATCTACGATGCCGGCGGTGCCAAGGAATCGCCGCAGAAATTCAATATCGCGAGACCATAG
- a CDS encoding tripartite tricarboxylate transporter TctB family protein yields MVEHETHEVRQAEKRPGEGIFLAVLLLGLARLLPEALKLPGIFQGQWAGPGSVAQLLLLALMALAGGLLVTAVRADSQSLMPTVQYLFSRDAVLLLATVVGYTVALVPLGFELATLGFLVAAMYLLEPVRLLRKAVLAVATVGIIYVIFAMLFEVVLP; encoded by the coding sequence GTGGTAGAGCACGAAACCCACGAAGTCCGACAAGCCGAAAAGCGTCCCGGGGAAGGCATATTTCTCGCAGTCCTGCTGCTTGGTCTCGCTCGGTTGCTGCCCGAAGCACTAAAACTGCCCGGCATCTTTCAGGGGCAATGGGCCGGGCCGGGCTCTGTCGCCCAGCTCTTGTTGCTCGCGCTGATGGCTCTTGCCGGCGGGCTCTTGGTAACTGCTGTCCGCGCCGATTCACAGAGCCTCATGCCCACCGTGCAGTACCTGTTTTCGCGGGACGCGGTTCTCTTGCTTGCTACCGTCGTCGGTTACACCGTGGCTTTGGTTCCGCTTGGCTTTGAGTTGGCCACCTTAGGGTTTTTGGTTGCCGCAATGTATCTCTTGGAGCCCGTTAGACTACTGCGAAAAGCTGTTTTAGCTGTCGCTACGGTAGGTATCATCTACGTCATCTTTGCCATGCTCTTTGAAGTCGTCTTGCCGTAG
- the aroD gene encoding type I 3-dehydroquinate dehydratase gives MRIPVKQPLLVRGTLIGGQEPLVCVPLVAMQREALLTEAREACQSRPDLLEWRADYLTGLLPADVAPLLAELRGLVGETPLIFTYRSPQEGGRAPDDLTLRLQTVFAALASPNADIVDFELASGPEAVQRVRHEASKQDKKLLLSWHNFATTPDESFILSKLHEARQQGADIAKVAVMPNDARDVLTLLAATLAARQAAPDMPLITMSMGALGAMSRVFGGNFGSDVTFARGQSGSAPGQIPIAELRSIWRLLP, from the coding sequence ATGCGAATACCTGTCAAACAACCGCTGCTAGTAAGAGGCACACTAATTGGCGGGCAGGAACCCTTGGTGTGTGTGCCGCTTGTCGCAATGCAAAGAGAAGCGCTGCTGACGGAGGCGCGCGAGGCTTGCCAGAGCAGGCCAGACCTCTTAGAGTGGCGTGCGGACTACCTTACGGGGCTGCTGCCGGCAGACGTTGCTCCGCTTTTGGCCGAGTTGCGTGGGCTAGTTGGGGAGACGCCCCTTATCTTCACTTATCGCTCGCCGCAAGAAGGCGGGCGCGCCCCGGACGATTTAACGCTGCGCCTGCAAACGGTGTTTGCAGCTCTGGCCTCTCCAAACGCAGACATAGTGGATTTCGAGCTCGCCTCCGGCCCGGAAGCGGTGCAGAGAGTGAGGCACGAAGCAAGTAAGCAAGACAAAAAGCTGCTACTTTCCTGGCATAATTTTGCCACTACCCCGGACGAGTCTTTTATCTTAAGCAAGCTCCACGAAGCTAGGCAGCAAGGCGCAGACATAGCTAAAGTTGCGGTTATGCCAAACGACGCCCGCGATGTCTTAACGCTCCTCGCCGCAACTCTCGCAGCGCGGCAAGCGGCACCGGATATGCCGCTTATCACTATGTCTATGGGTGCGCTTGGCGCAATGTCACGCGTCTTTGGCGGCAACTTCGGCTCGGATGTCACTTTTGCCCGGGGGCAAAGCGGTTCAGCGCCGGGGCAGATTCCCATAGCAGAGCTGCGCTCCATTTGGAGGCTGTTGCCATGA
- a CDS encoding aldehyde dehydrogenase family protein → MSDLTPTQRAELDSALAKARRALEIISTYDQARVDRLCQAVAWAVANKRTFLELVDLGIKESGLGDPVSRANKRFKIRGILRDALRQKSIGIIEEIPEKGIVKYAKPVGIIASIVPTTNPDLTPAGTAIYAIKARDTVIFSPHPRSKHTTYKTVQLMREALEQEGAPADILQCLTEVNIPMSKALMAEADLVMATGGPGMVRAAYSSGTPALGVGAGNATMVIDVTADLQDAAQNTMQSKTSDFGSGCSADGNLLVDERVYAGLLEALVQVGGYLVTPAERDKLRAVMWDEAGYRKSDTVAIAATALAQAAGFSIPDDRLFLVTEEEHIGKNNPFSGEKLGTLLSVFKYSGFDEALTKMAAIYEVGGKGHSVGIYSFNNDHIHRLALAAPVSRIMVRQPQSKANAGAFTNGMPMTSSLGCGTWGGNIVSENISLKHYLNTTWVSFPIPEDRPSDAELFGEFYDPELER, encoded by the coding sequence ATGAGTGACCTAACACCCACACAGCGGGCAGAACTAGACAGTGCGCTGGCAAAAGCTCGGCGTGCGCTTGAAATCATCTCTACGTACGACCAAGCTCGGGTAGACCGCCTCTGCCAAGCCGTCGCTTGGGCTGTGGCCAACAAGCGCACTTTTTTAGAGCTAGTGGACCTAGGCATTAAGGAGAGCGGCTTAGGCGACCCCGTGAGTCGCGCTAACAAGCGGTTTAAGATTCGCGGTATCCTGCGCGATGCTCTCCGCCAGAAAAGCATCGGCATCATTGAAGAGATACCGGAAAAAGGCATCGTCAAATACGCGAAACCGGTAGGCATTATTGCTTCGATTGTTCCGACCACCAATCCGGACCTTACTCCCGCCGGCACCGCTATCTACGCGATTAAGGCGCGCGATACAGTTATTTTCTCCCCGCATCCGCGCTCCAAGCACACCACCTACAAGACGGTGCAGCTTATGCGCGAGGCGCTAGAGCAGGAAGGCGCACCGGCAGATATTCTACAGTGTTTGACTGAGGTCAATATCCCCATGTCCAAGGCCCTGATGGCCGAGGCCGACCTAGTTATGGCCACCGGTGGCCCGGGTATGGTGCGCGCAGCCTATAGCTCAGGCACGCCGGCACTAGGCGTGGGTGCAGGTAATGCCACTATGGTTATTGACGTGACCGCGGATTTGCAGGACGCCGCGCAGAACACGATGCAGAGCAAGACGTCGGATTTTGGGTCGGGGTGCTCGGCCGACGGCAACCTGCTCGTTGACGAGCGAGTTTACGCAGGTCTCCTTGAAGCGCTAGTCCAAGTTGGCGGGTATCTGGTTACTCCCGCCGAGCGCGACAAGTTAAGAGCAGTAATGTGGGACGAAGCGGGCTATCGCAAAAGTGACACGGTAGCTATAGCCGCTACCGCCTTAGCCCAGGCTGCCGGCTTCTCCATCCCTGACGACAGGCTGTTCCTTGTTACCGAGGAAGAGCATATCGGCAAGAACAACCCGTTCTCGGGGGAAAAACTCGGCACGCTGCTCTCTGTCTTTAAGTACAGCGGGTTTGACGAGGCCCTCACTAAGATGGCTGCTATCTACGAAGTCGGGGGCAAGGGCCACTCGGTGGGGATTTACTCCTTTAACAACGACCACATTCACCGCCTAGCCCTAGCGGCACCCGTAAGCAGAATCATGGTGCGCCAGCCGCAGTCTAAGGCCAATGCCGGTGCGTTCACTAACGGCATGCCCATGACCTCGAGCCTAGGGTGCGGCACCTGGGGAGGCAACATCGTCTCAGAGAATATTAGTCTAAAACATTATCTCAACACGACGTGGGTGTCCTTCCCTATTCCTGAGGATCGTCCGTCCGATGCGGAGTTGTTTGGCGAGTTTTATGACCCAGAGCTTGAGCGCTAG
- a CDS encoding cupin domain-containing protein has translation MAKFLKTFRDAEQIWLGLDDPGMRRKVFRLISKQLVGSKHFNMGITIFEPGERCQMHNHPGSEEIDFILKGRALAIDAEGNETILEPNDCMFIPEGEYHQHVSIGDEPLWLLWVYTPQAELPPAKA, from the coding sequence ATGGCAAAATTTCTTAAGACGTTTCGTGACGCAGAACAAATCTGGCTGGGACTCGACGACCCCGGCATGAGGCGCAAAGTCTTCCGCCTAATCAGCAAACAGCTCGTGGGTTCAAAGCACTTCAACATGGGCATTACCATTTTTGAACCGGGCGAGCGCTGCCAAATGCATAACCACCCCGGCTCCGAAGAAATCGACTTTATTCTGAAAGGCAGAGCTTTGGCGATTGACGCAGAAGGCAACGAGACTATTCTTGAACCAAATGACTGCATGTTTATTCCCGAAGGGGAGTACCATCAACACGTAAGCATTGGCGACGAGCCGCTGTGGCTTTTGTGGGTGTACACGCCGCAAGCGGAGCTGCCGCCGGCGAAAGCCTAA
- a CDS encoding thiamine pyrophosphate-binding protein, translating into MKDSVANLLVKYLEQRGVEHIFGLCGHTNIAVLAALAESKIKFINVRHEQIAAHAADGYARVTKRASVVLSHLGPGLTNAATGVANAALDSIPMVVIAGDVPSHYYGKHPHQEVGMHADAAQWEIYRPFVKRAWRVEKAALLPEIMHKAFTLAEAGRPGPVLVDVPMDIFSEHIPSKLFERVMQSSLTLTRPALEMSVARRIVSLLAEAKRPLLYVGGGVILADAAREVRALADHLGIPVAHTLMGKGVVSDDHPLTLGMTGFWGTKFINDRCLSADYVLALGTRFSEADCSSWYPEYTFSFPPSKLIHIDIDPLEIGRNFPVEIGAIADVKSAAATLLAVAKEMYPQGFDNAQEKAAIAEYRREFAAGNQAHAQSDAFPMSPQRILAEVRAALPPDALITTDVGWNKNGVGQQFPIYEPGSILTPGGLATMGFGSSAALGAKIAAPHRVVVSLIGDGGFGQNPAVLATAAAENVPVIFVIMNNYAFGTIAGLQKAHYGTTLGTLFEKDGKPYSPDYAAIARAYGVDGIRINAAHEFGPALREAIAGNKAVVIDVPMVNNPVPTAGHWNIMDIYSPHRKVHHAST; encoded by the coding sequence ATGAAGGATTCAGTAGCTAACCTATTGGTCAAATACCTTGAACAAAGAGGCGTCGAACATATCTTTGGCCTCTGCGGACACACCAACATTGCCGTGTTAGCCGCCCTGGCAGAGAGTAAAATTAAGTTCATTAACGTGCGGCACGAGCAAATCGCCGCACATGCCGCCGACGGCTATGCCCGCGTCACCAAGCGGGCCTCAGTCGTGCTCAGTCACCTTGGCCCGGGGTTAACTAACGCTGCCACCGGGGTAGCTAACGCCGCGCTTGATTCTATCCCCATGGTCGTTATCGCCGGGGATGTGCCCTCGCATTACTACGGCAAGCACCCACACCAGGAAGTGGGCATGCACGCCGATGCCGCGCAGTGGGAGATATACCGTCCCTTTGTTAAGCGCGCCTGGCGCGTGGAGAAAGCCGCGCTGTTGCCGGAGATTATGCACAAAGCCTTTACTCTCGCCGAGGCGGGAAGGCCGGGACCTGTCTTGGTCGACGTGCCGATGGACATTTTCTCGGAGCACATTCCCAGCAAGCTATTTGAGCGAGTTATGCAAAGCAGCCTTACGTTAACCCGCCCGGCGCTAGAGATGAGTGTAGCGCGTCGCATAGTCTCCCTCTTGGCGGAAGCTAAGCGCCCGCTTCTCTACGTGGGTGGGGGCGTTATTCTGGCTGATGCCGCCCGAGAGGTCAGGGCGTTAGCCGACCATCTAGGTATTCCCGTCGCTCACACGCTTATGGGCAAGGGCGTAGTCTCGGACGACCATCCCCTAACTCTAGGTATGACCGGCTTTTGGGGCACCAAGTTTATTAACGACCGCTGCCTCAGTGCCGATTACGTCCTAGCTCTAGGTACGCGTTTTTCCGAGGCCGACTGCAGCTCCTGGTATCCGGAGTACACGTTTAGTTTCCCGCCGAGCAAGCTTATCCACATCGACATTGACCCGCTCGAAATCGGGCGGAATTTCCCCGTAGAGATAGGGGCCATTGCCGACGTGAAGTCCGCCGCCGCCACCCTGCTGGCCGTAGCGAAGGAGATGTACCCGCAAGGCTTTGACAACGCACAGGAAAAAGCTGCCATAGCGGAGTATCGCCGGGAGTTTGCGGCCGGCAACCAAGCTCACGCCCAGAGCGACGCCTTCCCCATGAGCCCGCAGCGCATACTTGCGGAAGTAAGGGCAGCGCTCCCGCCCGATGCACTGATTACCACCGACGTAGGCTGGAACAAGAACGGCGTGGGGCAGCAGTTTCCCATTTATGAACCGGGCAGCATTCTTACGCCCGGCGGCCTGGCGACCATGGGTTTTGGTTCAAGTGCCGCTTTGGGAGCAAAAATCGCCGCTCCGCACCGCGTCGTAGTCTCGTTAATCGGCGACGGCGGTTTTGGGCAGAATCCCGCGGTACTGGCTACGGCAGCGGCAGAGAATGTGCCGGTAATTTTCGTAATCATGAACAACTACGCCTTTGGGACTATCGCCGGACTGCAAAAAGCTCACTACGGCACTACCCTAGGCACCCTGTTCGAAAAAGACGGGAAACCCTACTCGCCGGATTACGCGGCGATAGCGCGCGCCTACGGCGTAGACGGCATACGCATAAACGCAGCGCATGAGTTCGGCCCGGCTCTCCGCGAAGCTATCGCCGGCAACAAGGCCGTAGTTATCGACGTGCCGATGGTCAACAACCCCGTGCCTACCGCGGGGCATTGGAACATCATGGATATTTACTCGCCGCACCGCAAAGTGCACCATGCCAGCACCTAG